One window from the genome of Natrialba magadii ATCC 43099 encodes:
- a CDS encoding Lrp/AsnC family transcriptional regulator, whose protein sequence is MVTAFVMIKANTGEADRLRTDITELDGVESAHIVAGDVDLIAKAMVDTPAAVKEIAATQIQGIEGVEDTQTYIAMD, encoded by the coding sequence ATGGTTACTGCATTCGTTATGATCAAAGCGAACACCGGTGAGGCGGATCGACTGCGAACAGACATCACGGAACTCGACGGCGTCGAGTCGGCACATATCGTCGCCGGCGATGTCGACCTCATCGCCAAAGCGATGGTCGACACACCGGCCGCAGTCAAGGAAATCGCAGCGACACAGATTCAGGGAATCGAAGGCGTCGAGGACACGCAGACGTATATCGCGATGGACTGA
- a CDS encoding DUF5813 family protein, producing MTSLPDAVDRELGAHDAFEPTDNGEQYALTTTEFDAHVTATDAPEPRDGYVSVEVTLPTLDAAVADETVAPVVEDGWFETLERRLEDVFTVTQTDTHEEPQVERHDETVTVVLEFTAWDAANGVADAKALIEYVEGTYAQGIIPGYEYEGPAATLLESAQSRGQQAADGASGTEQGREDGQGNGNVPL from the coding sequence ATGACATCGCTCCCCGACGCCGTCGACCGCGAACTCGGCGCACACGACGCCTTCGAGCCGACCGATAACGGCGAACAATACGCACTCACCACCACTGAATTCGACGCACACGTCACTGCAACCGACGCCCCGGAACCGCGCGACGGATACGTCTCCGTCGAGGTCACACTCCCAACCCTCGACGCCGCCGTCGCAGACGAAACCGTCGCTCCCGTCGTCGAAGACGGCTGGTTCGAGACACTGGAACGGCGACTCGAAGATGTCTTCACCGTCACACAGACGGACACTCACGAAGAGCCGCAGGTCGAGCGACACGACGAGACGGTGACGGTGGTACTCGAGTTCACCGCGTGGGATGCGGCCAACGGAGTCGCGGATGCGAAGGCGTTGATCGAGTACGTCGAGGGGACGTACGCCCAGGGGATTATTCCCGGCTACGAGTACGAGGGGCCGGCGGCGACGCTGTTAGAGAGTGCACAGAGTCGCGGACAGCAGGCGGCCGATGGGGCGTCCGGAACGGAGCAGGGACGCGAGGACGGCCAGGGGAACGGAAACGTTCCGCTGTGA
- a CDS encoding DUF7522 family protein: protein MTTGLLTSAAAERIITTCRTAIGDSLRSVTYFTRDDYEQLYLREDLERDADLSTFIGHEWRGFKTVQTAYERSELGEYNYTIRVFDNGFLLRVTTERKGVIITTDGLTLKDFEEVATALDTVLSDVDDSA from the coding sequence ATGACCACGGGGCTCCTCACGTCCGCGGCTGCAGAACGGATTATCACGACCTGTCGAACCGCGATCGGCGACAGTCTCCGGTCGGTCACCTACTTCACCCGCGACGACTACGAACAGCTCTATCTCCGCGAGGACCTCGAGCGCGACGCCGACCTCTCGACGTTCATCGGCCACGAGTGGCGCGGCTTCAAAACCGTCCAGACCGCCTACGAGCGGTCCGAACTCGGCGAGTACAACTACACCATCCGCGTCTTCGACAACGGCTTTCTACTCCGGGTCACCACCGAGCGAAAAGGCGTCATCATCACGACCGACGGCCTCACCCTGAAAGATTTCGAAGAAGTTGCGACGGCACTCGATACGGTTCTCAGTGACGTCGACGACTCGGCGTAG
- a CDS encoding O-acetylhomoserine aminocarboxypropyltransferase/cysteine synthase family protein translates to MGDDSNERQFATSSIHAGQESDPTTGARAPPLYQTTSYEFEDTDHAAALFGLEEFGNIYSRIMNPTNAMLEERIAELEGGVGALATSSGMAAFDLATFILAEVGDNIVSSASLYGGTYTYLTHTVAKRGIETKFVDTLDYDAYGEAIDDDTAFVHLETIGNPALVTPDIERIADIAHEHDVPLFVDNTFATPYLCRPLEHGADLVWNSTTKWIHGAGSTVGGILVDGGSFPWDEGDYPELAEPNPAYHGINFSETFGAQAFAIAARTRGLRDLGNQQSPFDAWVTLQKLESLPLRMEKHSENAMAVAEYLEDHTDVSWVNYPGLESHETHENATKYLEGGYGGMITFGLEGGYDAAETVCNEVELFSLLANVGDAKSLIIHPASTTHQQLTEEEKLASGTTDDLVRISVGIEDVDDIIADLEQAIESI, encoded by the coding sequence ATGGGAGACGACAGCAACGAACGGCAGTTCGCGACGAGCAGTATCCACGCCGGCCAGGAGTCAGATCCGACGACAGGCGCGCGTGCGCCACCACTGTACCAGACGACGTCTTACGAGTTCGAGGACACGGACCATGCTGCGGCGCTGTTCGGACTCGAGGAGTTCGGCAACATCTACTCGCGGATCATGAACCCGACGAACGCAATGCTAGAGGAGCGTATCGCCGAACTCGAGGGCGGCGTCGGCGCGCTCGCCACCTCCTCGGGGATGGCCGCGTTCGACCTGGCGACGTTCATCCTCGCGGAGGTCGGCGACAACATCGTCTCGTCTGCCTCGCTGTACGGCGGAACGTACACCTACCTCACACACACCGTCGCAAAGCGCGGTATCGAGACAAAGTTCGTCGACACGCTCGACTACGACGCCTACGGCGAGGCGATCGACGACGACACCGCGTTCGTTCACCTCGAAACGATCGGCAACCCCGCACTTGTTACCCCGGACATCGAGCGGATTGCCGATATCGCGCACGAACACGACGTCCCGCTGTTCGTCGATAACACGTTCGCGACACCCTACCTGTGCCGGCCACTCGAGCACGGCGCGGACCTCGTCTGGAACTCGACGACGAAGTGGATCCACGGTGCGGGCTCGACGGTCGGCGGCATCCTCGTCGACGGCGGCTCGTTCCCCTGGGACGAGGGCGACTACCCCGAACTGGCCGAGCCGAATCCGGCCTATCACGGCATCAACTTCTCCGAGACGTTCGGCGCGCAGGCCTTCGCGATCGCCGCACGCACCCGCGGGCTTCGCGACCTTGGCAACCAGCAATCACCGTTCGACGCCTGGGTCACGCTCCAGAAACTCGAGTCCCTTCCGCTGCGAATGGAAAAACACTCAGAGAACGCCATGGCCGTCGCGGAGTACCTCGAGGATCACACCGATGTCTCCTGGGTGAACTACCCTGGACTCGAGAGCCACGAGACCCACGAGAACGCGACGAAGTACCTCGAGGGCGGCTACGGCGGCATGATCACCTTCGGTCTCGAAGGGGGTTACGACGCCGCGGAGACGGTTTGCAACGAGGTCGAGCTGTTCAGCCTGCTGGCGAACGTCGGCGACGCGAAGTCGCTGATCATCCATCCGGCGAGCACGACCCATCAGCAGTTGACCGAAGAGGAGAAACTGGCGAGCGGGACGACTGACGATCTCGTGCGCATTTCGGTCGGGATCGAGGACGTCGACGACATCATCGCGGATCTGGAGCAGGCGATCGAGTCGATCTAG
- the gpmI gene encoding 2,3-bisphosphoglycerate-independent phosphoglycerate mutase, producing the protein MDAALIVLDGWGLGTDNGRDAVAAAETPTFDRLAAAGATGKLEVAGRRVGLPDGQMGNSEVGHLNIGAGRVVYQEYTRISDSIADGSFRENDAINTAFENARDNDGRIHFVGLVSDGGVHADQEHLHALIELAADREVEAVTHAITDGRDTSPTGGREYLRELESVVAEHGTGHVATVSGRYYAMDRDQNWERTKRAYDAIVDRRAEYEADSAVAAVEESYDRGETDEFVEPTLVTDQPALQDGDSVVWFNFRSDRARQLTRMLADIRPEDWADEFETSPPDTEVVMLTQYDKTFDLPIAYPPNQPENVLGEVLADAGNTQLRIAESEKYAHVTYFLNGGREVEFDGEIREIVESPDVPTYDLQPEMSAPEVTDTAISIVESDDPDVLVLNYANPDMVGHTGDYEAAIAAVEAVDEQLGRLTDALESAGADVLITADHGNADDMGTEDEPHTAHTYNEVPLVYVASDGTDGGRAVREGGTLADIAPTMLELIGIDQPPEMTGESLLE; encoded by the coding sequence ATGGACGCCGCGTTGATCGTACTCGACGGCTGGGGACTCGGCACCGACAACGGGCGGGACGCCGTCGCCGCCGCCGAGACGCCGACTTTCGACCGGCTCGCAGCGGCCGGCGCGACCGGCAAACTCGAGGTCGCCGGCCGCCGCGTCGGCCTGCCGGATGGACAGATGGGAAACAGCGAAGTCGGCCACCTGAACATCGGGGCCGGCCGCGTCGTCTACCAGGAGTACACCCGGATTTCGGACTCCATCGCGGACGGCTCATTCCGGGAGAACGACGCGATCAACACCGCCTTCGAGAACGCGCGCGACAATGATGGCCGCATCCACTTCGTCGGCCTCGTCAGCGACGGCGGCGTCCACGCAGACCAGGAGCACCTCCACGCCCTCATCGAACTCGCCGCGGACCGCGAGGTCGAGGCTGTCACGCACGCGATCACCGACGGTCGGGACACCTCACCGACCGGCGGCCGCGAGTATCTCCGGGAACTCGAGTCCGTCGTCGCTGAACACGGCACGGGTCACGTCGCGACGGTCTCGGGGCGGTACTACGCGATGGACCGCGACCAGAACTGGGAGCGAACGAAGCGGGCGTACGATGCAATCGTCGACCGGCGGGCAGAGTATGAAGCCGACTCCGCAGTAGCGGCAGTCGAGGAGTCCTACGACCGCGGTGAGACAGACGAGTTCGTCGAGCCAACCCTCGTGACTGACCAGCCAGCACTGCAGGACGGCGATTCGGTCGTCTGGTTCAACTTCCGTTCGGACCGCGCACGCCAGCTCACCCGCATGCTCGCGGACATCCGCCCCGAAGACTGGGCGGACGAGTTCGAAACCAGCCCGCCAGACACCGAGGTCGTCATGCTGACTCAGTACGACAAGACGTTCGACCTCCCGATCGCGTACCCGCCGAACCAGCCCGAAAACGTGCTCGGCGAGGTGCTCGCAGACGCGGGCAACACGCAGCTTCGGATCGCCGAATCCGAGAAGTACGCACACGTCACCTACTTCCTGAACGGCGGCCGCGAGGTCGAGTTCGACGGCGAGATCCGCGAAATCGTCGAGAGTCCGGACGTGCCGACGTACGACCTGCAGCCGGAGATGAGCGCGCCCGAGGTGACGGACACCGCAATCTCGATCGTGGAGAGCGACGATCCGGACGTGCTCGTGCTCAACTACGCCAACCCCGACATGGTCGGCCACACGGGCGACTACGAAGCCGCCATCGCAGCCGTCGAAGCCGTCGACGAACAACTGGGTCGGCTCACGGACGCACTCGAGTCCGCCGGTGCTGACGTGCTCATCACGGCGGACCATGGCAACGCCGACGATATGGGAACCGAAGACGAGCCACACACAGCACACACCTACAACGAGGTGCCGCTGGTCTACGTCGCGAGCGACGGGACGGACGGCGGTCGAGCCGTCCGCGAGGGCGGTACCCTGGCCGATATCGCGCCGACGATGCTCGAGTTGATTGGGATCGACCAGCCGCCGGAGATGACTGGGGAGTCGCTACTCGAGTAG
- a CDS encoding DNA double-strand break repair nuclease NurA: MTLDPVHFDGIAQLARRIDHGADERDRREFAKTVWESFLDPLRHDGRTVLEPVDEQARRLVDCEDVALQDRQFPTVHGLDAGTINPTTFKNGLVIDIAQAAMSTTPSDLDLHRSRTTVMTVHSNDETMTVDEEWGKFDEGYSRSRAVKIPPLPRFAEGVVHALALYLAESKHALAYAEDVSDLLVLDGPLYPRGLLRWADQHPDLADFLLEDPRPTTVLENYVRLVESFVDRGVPLIGFVKNPATRVITRTLKRNRDVNVSVPWADDSALFTRLLERGEFVDDIEGTRWERDTDALTYTNWFRSRGGVDRPLSIEGDALGVERRLDREQYEVTFFVVYDPREDLMFRVEAPYAFTRDPETRERLTMQVLQDVAVSHGPPTIVEKADELARISATEKRSLRETLESQFETSQRRTYDDHRWEEEYT; this comes from the coding sequence ATGACACTCGATCCGGTCCACTTCGACGGCATCGCGCAACTCGCCAGACGGATCGACCACGGCGCTGACGAACGCGACCGCCGCGAGTTCGCCAAAACCGTCTGGGAGTCGTTCCTCGACCCCCTCCGTCACGACGGACGGACGGTACTCGAGCCGGTCGACGAACAGGCCCGCCGGCTGGTCGACTGCGAGGACGTCGCCCTGCAGGACCGCCAGTTCCCGACCGTCCACGGCCTCGACGCGGGGACGATCAACCCGACGACGTTCAAGAACGGGCTCGTCATCGACATCGCGCAGGCCGCGATGAGCACGACGCCGAGCGACCTCGACCTCCATCGCTCCCGGACGACGGTGATGACGGTCCACTCGAACGACGAGACGATGACCGTCGACGAGGAGTGGGGCAAGTTCGACGAGGGCTACAGCCGCAGTCGCGCCGTGAAGATTCCACCGCTGCCCCGGTTCGCCGAGGGCGTCGTCCACGCGCTCGCGCTCTACCTCGCCGAGAGCAAGCACGCGCTCGCCTACGCCGAGGACGTGTCGGACCTGCTCGTCTTAGACGGCCCGCTCTATCCGCGCGGCCTGCTCCGCTGGGCCGACCAGCACCCCGACCTCGCCGACTTCCTGCTCGAGGACCCGCGACCGACGACGGTACTCGAGAACTACGTCCGACTCGTGGAGTCGTTCGTCGACCGCGGCGTCCCCCTGATCGGCTTCGTCAAGAACCCCGCGACGCGGGTTATCACGCGGACGCTGAAGCGCAATCGGGACGTCAACGTCAGCGTTCCCTGGGCCGACGACAGCGCGCTGTTCACCCGCCTCCTCGAGCGCGGCGAGTTCGTCGACGACATCGAGGGCACCCGCTGGGAGCGAGACACAGATGCGCTCACGTACACGAACTGGTTCCGCTCGCGCGGCGGCGTCGACCGCCCGCTATCGATCGAGGGCGACGCACTTGGTGTCGAGCGCCGCCTCGACCGCGAGCAGTACGAGGTCACCTTCTTCGTCGTCTACGACCCGCGCGAGGACCTCATGTTCCGCGTCGAGGCTCCCTACGCGTTCACCCGCGATCCGGAGACGCGCGAGCGCCTCACGATGCAGGTTTTGCAAGACGTGGCGGTTTCCCACGGCCCGCCGACCATCGTCGAGAAGGCCGACGAACTCGCCCGGATCAGCGCCACGGAGAAGCGCTCGCTCAGGGAGACACTCGAGTCCCAGTTCGAGACGTCACAGCGCCGGACGTACGACGATCACCGGTGGGAAGAAGAATACACATGA
- a CDS encoding bifunctional metallophosphatase/5'-nucleotidase codes for MSVITVTLVHDTHFHGRFFDAQEDDLNLARYYTVVQDVLHDHDHSLFVGNGDDLAPSMLGLEYEGEHMIEAMNEMDVDVVGVGNHEYDFGAEVATERFEESEFPWVVANLLDENGDAVPGTERWKTFEAGDLTVGIFGLVSRNFHSLTDYPQEWQVLDYVEGSQEAVDALREEGADVVVLASHVSTGIHYTLAEAVEGLDAIVGSHSGVVFDEPDIVGDTVISEFGDEFDHVGAITLDADGELVDWERTDLLLPEWDPEPAVDEYDEISVRYTDDIEEDETLADIADSWSAELEAELGQTAFESEVELDATFDNYAVETNWGNLMTDTMRSVGEIGDIEVDIAAQNAGGIRGDSTHGPGEIPGTAVMDILPFPNEIEVVEVTGEQVRDYLESEVRSHPADQFGAQPAIQVSGVSYEWSGHADDVWVDNVFVGGEPIDEEATYYLAHNDYSIGNSDILSEGELVLESGQFQGPYLLDQLEEKDTVAPERENRMIRVDEEVAAATVANDAETITLTIDVPPGAAEIAEDSFRAVIRTGDDLEATGASSDGETVDVTFNADELVALADQVDEPVLRLFGEYEPDQDAWDYEFEVPSSDGYDRFKLKADVSTSAVLGEESDGDESADEGADDDGDAAADDGGDADTGGADADDDETDADDGLPGFGPLTALGGGAAGTYLYARQRSGDDAASEQVGNDGPDA; via the coding sequence GTGTCTGTTATCACCGTTACGCTCGTCCACGACACCCACTTCCACGGGCGCTTCTTTGACGCCCAGGAAGACGACCTGAACCTTGCACGCTACTATACAGTGGTCCAGGATGTCCTCCACGACCACGATCACTCGCTGTTCGTCGGCAACGGCGACGACCTCGCGCCGTCCATGCTCGGACTCGAGTACGAGGGCGAGCACATGATCGAGGCGATGAACGAGATGGACGTCGACGTCGTCGGCGTCGGCAACCACGAGTACGACTTCGGGGCCGAGGTCGCGACCGAGCGCTTCGAGGAGAGCGAGTTCCCGTGGGTCGTCGCGAACCTGCTCGACGAGAACGGCGACGCCGTCCCCGGCACCGAGCGCTGGAAGACGTTCGAGGCGGGTGACCTGACGGTGGGCATCTTCGGCCTCGTTTCGCGGAACTTCCACTCGCTGACGGACTACCCACAGGAGTGGCAGGTGCTCGACTACGTCGAAGGCTCACAGGAGGCAGTCGACGCACTCCGCGAGGAGGGTGCCGACGTGGTCGTGCTCGCCTCGCACGTTTCGACTGGGATCCACTACACGCTCGCCGAAGCCGTCGAGGGCCTGGACGCTATCGTCGGCTCGCACTCCGGTGTCGTCTTCGACGAACCCGACATCGTCGGCGACACGGTCATCAGCGAGTTCGGCGACGAGTTCGACCACGTCGGCGCGATCACGCTCGATGCCGACGGCGAACTGGTCGACTGGGAACGGACCGACCTCCTGTTGCCCGAGTGGGACCCCGAACCGGCCGTTGACGAGTACGACGAAATCTCCGTCCGCTACACCGACGACATCGAGGAAGACGAGACGCTTGCCGACATCGCCGACTCGTGGTCGGCCGAACTCGAGGCCGAACTTGGACAGACGGCCTTCGAGAGCGAGGTCGAACTCGACGCGACGTTCGACAACTACGCGGTTGAGACCAACTGGGGGAACCTGATGACCGATACGATGCGCTCGGTCGGCGAAATCGGCGATATCGAGGTCGACATCGCCGCCCAGAACGCGGGCGGCATTCGTGGTGACTCGACCCACGGTCCCGGCGAGATTCCCGGCACCGCCGTGATGGATATCCTTCCGTTCCCGAACGAAATCGAGGTCGTCGAAGTCACCGGCGAGCAGGTCCGTGACTACCTCGAATCTGAAGTCCGTTCGCACCCGGCCGACCAGTTCGGTGCCCAGCCCGCGATCCAGGTTTCCGGCGTCTCCTACGAGTGGTCCGGTCACGCTGACGACGTCTGGGTCGACAACGTCTTCGTCGGCGGCGAACCGATTGACGAGGAGGCGACCTACTACCTCGCACACAACGACTACTCGATCGGCAACTCGGACATCCTCTCCGAAGGCGAGCTCGTACTCGAGTCCGGTCAGTTCCAGGGGCCGTATCTTCTGGACCAACTCGAGGAGAAAGACACTGTTGCCCCCGAGCGTGAGAACCGGATGATTCGGGTGGACGAGGAAGTTGCTGCGGCGACCGTCGCCAATGATGCGGAGACGATTACGCTGACGATCGACGTACCGCCGGGTGCCGCCGAGATCGCCGAGGACTCGTTCCGTGCGGTTATCCGGACGGGTGACGATCTCGAAGCGACGGGTGCGAGTTCCGACGGGGAGACGGTCGATGTGACGTTTAACGCGGACGAGCTGGTCGCCCTCGCAGACCAGGTCGACGAGCCGGTGCTTCGCCTGTTCGGCGAGTACGAACCGGACCAGGACGCCTGGGACTACGAGTTCGAGGTGCCGTCCTCGGACGGCTACGACCGGTTCAAGCTCAAGGCGGACGTGAGCACGAGCGCGGTGCTCGGCGAGGAGTCGGACGGTGACGAGTCAGCGGATGAGGGAGCGGATGACGACGGAGACGCGGCTGCAGACGATGGTGGTGATGCCGATACCGGGGGTGCGGACGCGGATGACGATGAAACCGACGCAGACGACGGACTCCCCGGCTTTGGTCCGCTCACCGCACTCGGTGGCGGTGCCGCGGGAACGTACCTCTACGCGCGCCAGCGATCTGGTGACGACGCGGCGTCAGAGCAGGTGGGCAACGACGGTCCGGACGCGTAA
- a CDS encoding DUF7113 family protein: MLMVRGRAGGTELTGTLYERGEQAPTFKGAPNEDAAYVWVCDEFYEVVSGGSSQLVNGREVNLAFESPMPRGFDTRDQALEAAKEHVRTQFARIGVDPASVEFEVEKAEVETGL; encoded by the coding sequence ATGCTCATGGTACGCGGTCGTGCAGGTGGGACCGAGCTAACGGGAACGCTGTACGAACGGGGCGAGCAGGCGCCGACGTTCAAGGGTGCGCCGAACGAGGACGCCGCGTACGTCTGGGTCTGTGACGAGTTCTACGAGGTCGTCAGCGGTGGGTCGAGTCAGTTGGTCAACGGCCGCGAGGTCAACCTCGCGTTCGAGTCACCGATGCCGCGGGGATTCGATACGCGCGATCAGGCACTCGAGGCCGCCAAGGAGCACGTTCGGACCCAGTTCGCACGGATCGGCGTCGATCCGGCAAGCGTCGAGTTCGAGGTTGAGAAAGCGGAAGTAGAGACAGGTCTGTAG
- a CDS encoding DUF7344 domain-containing protein, whose product MSSDVHFGDTGEPDSLATVPPEHYDVLRHPRSVRVLSLLSAADDCTCTLSELTTALVEQASADASTGRLRHEIRIDLVHHHLPRLDAHGLVDWSPANADADTDADADADADADANANANANVDSDDGTATLIEEPPISPDILSLLFETGSGAEETLLDRLVHPVRLELLEYVENADETMSVDELATALATTLSVGPTDAYEATIELHHNHLPALAEIGAIEYDREAQQVAPSTSSTPVR is encoded by the coding sequence ATGAGTTCCGACGTTCACTTCGGCGATACTGGGGAGCCGGATTCGTTAGCTACTGTTCCACCCGAGCACTACGACGTGCTCCGACACCCACGCAGTGTCCGCGTCCTCTCGCTACTCTCTGCTGCGGACGACTGCACGTGCACGCTGTCGGAACTAACGACGGCGCTCGTCGAGCAAGCCAGTGCGGACGCCTCGACCGGCCGTCTCCGTCACGAGATTCGTATCGACCTCGTTCACCACCATCTGCCACGTCTCGACGCGCACGGGCTCGTCGACTGGTCGCCGGCCAATGCGGACGCAGACACGGATGCAGACGCGGACGCAGACGCAGACGCAGACGCAAACGCAAACGCAAACGCAAACGTGGACAGCGACGACGGCACCGCCACCCTCATCGAGGAGCCACCAATCTCGCCGGACATCCTCTCACTGCTCTTCGAAACCGGATCGGGTGCCGAAGAAACACTTCTCGACCGACTCGTCCACCCTGTCCGTCTGGAGCTACTCGAGTACGTCGAGAACGCCGACGAAACGATGTCGGTGGACGAACTGGCGACGGCACTCGCGACGACGCTGTCGGTCGGCCCGACCGACGCCTACGAGGCGACGATCGAGCTCCACCACAACCACCTGCCGGCGCTCGCCGAGATCGGTGCGATCGAGTACGACCGCGAGGCACAGCAGGTAGCGCCGTCGACTTCGTCGACGCCTGTGCGCTAA
- a CDS encoding ATP-binding protein, producing MTDLGDFGDFDAGTDADGDEADAGSAADADASADGATGRGSSTAHSSSTGSGSGSDSTVDSPSSDDTDAFETTAVEPSGDDVGIGALCVSQGLRIAEDSDDTELRAYVTRGNRSSVRIGSYLLAPYPDGAGETLFCRITGLEYTQQYHADDATEIHARRAMRSDGIEEADYKFVANLEPVAILYDDSAEQGSADSRTQSGDDGELKRRMTDRVPKPQTVIREADDTEAIKTGLKMPDDGVFLGHLSVGGEKVRTAASPPTIDYRLKDDYEAGDPLVFRHTLIAGGTGSGKTHGAKNVLRQYLAEERRYPMEDGREVGPAVVQFDPQDEYAQMHDDNPDLDDEFARRLEREGVAHGGIDDTTAFVPKVGSSSYAAGHHRAEQVQFTIPFSMVHENPWLVASSGLNDNQYGALVSVLLPRFREQYGNDATYDEFTRFLDDPALREELDESGRVHEATFDAVRRRVLGFGHVFDQDARPITDLVHEFVRPGGLTVVPTYHINDTRATETIVLALSSLLIDQKLSNDPTYDRIKETPLVLGMDEAHNFLTDADSVQAGKVITKFTEAAKQGRKERLGLFLITQDPQDIHDAVFKQINTTIVLNLGDEDAIKSVNIPSNLESKVPYMEKGQMVVYSPDNSEPVELIGLSKCLTRHGRD from the coding sequence ATGACCGATCTGGGTGACTTTGGCGATTTCGACGCCGGCACCGATGCCGACGGCGATGAGGCTGACGCCGGCAGCGCTGCCGACGCTGATGCGTCCGCGGACGGAGCGACCGGGCGCGGTTCATCGACTGCGCACTCGAGTTCGACCGGGTCCGGGTCCGGGTCCGACTCTACCGTTGACTCCCCCTCGAGCGACGACACTGACGCGTTCGAAACGACGGCCGTCGAACCGAGCGGCGACGACGTCGGCATCGGCGCACTCTGTGTCTCCCAGGGGCTGCGGATCGCCGAAGACAGCGACGACACCGAGTTGCGGGCCTACGTCACCCGCGGCAACCGCTCGTCGGTCCGCATCGGCAGCTACCTGCTCGCACCGTATCCGGACGGGGCCGGCGAAACCCTGTTCTGTCGTATCACCGGACTCGAGTACACCCAGCAGTATCACGCAGACGACGCGACGGAGATTCACGCGCGCCGTGCGATGCGCTCGGACGGTATCGAGGAGGCCGATTACAAGTTCGTCGCGAATCTCGAACCGGTCGCTATCCTCTACGACGATAGCGCGGAGCAGGGCTCCGCGGACAGCCGGACGCAGTCCGGCGACGACGGCGAACTCAAGCGCCGGATGACCGACCGGGTCCCGAAACCCCAGACGGTGATCCGTGAGGCCGACGACACCGAGGCGATCAAGACCGGGCTGAAGATGCCTGACGACGGCGTCTTCCTCGGGCATCTCTCGGTCGGCGGCGAGAAGGTCCGGACGGCTGCCTCGCCGCCCACCATCGACTACCGGCTGAAGGACGACTACGAGGCCGGCGATCCGCTCGTCTTCCGGCACACGCTGATCGCCGGCGGCACGGGATCGGGGAAGACCCACGGGGCGAAGAACGTCCTCCGGCAGTATCTCGCCGAGGAGCGCCGGTACCCCATGGAAGACGGCCGCGAGGTTGGCCCCGCCGTCGTCCAGTTCGACCCTCAGGACGAGTACGCCCAGATGCACGACGACAACCCTGACCTGGACGACGAGTTCGCCCGCCGACTCGAGCGCGAGGGCGTCGCCCACGGCGGAATCGACGACACGACCGCGTTTGTCCCCAAGGTGGGGTCGTCGTCCTACGCTGCGGGCCACCACCGTGCGGAGCAAGTTCAATTTACGATCCCGTTCTCGATGGTCCACGAGAATCCGTGGCTGGTCGCGAGCAGCGGGCTGAACGACAACCAGTACGGCGCGCTCGTTAGCGTGCTCCTGCCGCGCTTCCGCGAGCAGTACGGCAACGACGCGACCTACGACGAGTTCACGCGATTCCTCGACGACCCCGCGCTGCGCGAGGAGCTAGACGAGTCGGGCCGGGTTCATGAGGCCACCTTCGACGCCGTCCGCCGGCGTGTGCTCGGCTTCGGGCACGTCTTCGACCAGGACGCGCGGCCGATTACCGATCTGGTCCACGAGTTCGTCCGCCCCGGCGGGCTGACCGTGGTGCCGACCTACCACATCAACGACACGCGGGCGACGGAGACGATCGTGCTCGCGCTCTCCTCGCTGTTGATCGACCAGAAGCTCTCGAACGACCCGACCTACGACCGGATCAAGGAAACGCCGCTCGTCCTCGGCATGGACGAGGCGCACAACTTCCTCACCGACGCGGACTCGGTGCAGGCCGGGAAGGTCATCACAAAGTTCACCGAGGCCGCGAAACAGGGCCGCAAGGAGCGACTCGGACTCTTCCTCATCACGCAGGACCCGCAGGACATCCACGACGCCGTGTTCAAGCAGATCAACACCACTATCGTCCTCAACCTGGGCGACGAGGATGCGATCAAGAGCGTGAACATCCCGAGCAACCTCGAGTCGAAGGTCCCCTACATGGAGAAGGGGCAGATGGTCGTCTACTCCCCGGACAACTCCGAACCCGTCGAGTTGATCGGGCTCTCGAAGTGTTTGACGCGACACGGTCGGGACTGA